From the Candidatus Binataceae bacterium genome, the window GCTGATCCGCTGCGAAACGCTAAGCCGGCGCAAAGACCGCGTTGTCGATAAGCCGCGTCTTGCCGACGTGCGCGGCGATGGCGACCACCACCGGCCGCTCGACCCGCGCGATCGGGCGCAGCGTTTCGGCGTCCACCGCCTCGATATACTCGATCCTGACCCCGGGCGTGGCGCTCAGCACCGCGCACGCCGTGCGCACGAGGTCGCGCGGATCGCGGCTGCCAGCGGCGAAGGTCTCGCCGACCGCCTTGAGCGCGCGGCTTAAGCTCAACGCCCGCTCGCGTTCCTCGCTGCTCAGATAGGCGTTGCGCGAGCTCATCGCGATTCCGTCCTGCTCGCGCACCGTCGGCATCGGCACGATCTCGAGGTCGAAGTTGAGGTCCTTGACCATCCGCTGGATTGCGCGCAGTTGCTGGAAGTCCTTCTCGCCGAACATCGCGTAGTGCGGCTTGACGAGGTTGAAGAGCTTGGCGACCACCGTGGTGACCCCGCGAAAATGGCCCGGGCGATGCGCACCGCACAGCCCCTTGGTAATCTCGACCGCCTCGACCCAGGTCTCCGCCCCCTCGGGATACATTGCCTCGGGCTCGGGCGCGAAGACGAGATCGACCGGCACCGTCCTCATCATCTCGCAGTCGCGCTCGAAGGCGCGGGGGTAGCGGCCGAAGTCCTCGTTGGGCCCGAACTGGGTGGGATTGACAAAGATCGAGGCGACCAGCACCTCGGCGCGCCGTCGCCCCTCGCGCATCAGGCTGAGATGGCCCTCGTGCAGAAAGCCCATCGTGGGCACGAAGGCAATCTTCCGGCCCGCCAGACGCTCGCTCTCGGCCCGGCGCTGCATCGCGGTCGGAGTCGTGATGATTTCCATCGTCAGGCTCCCCTGAGGTGATAGCAATGTTCGGGTGCGGGGAAGGTGCGCTCGCGCACCTCGCGCACGTAGGCCGCCGCCGCACAGGCCGCGTCATTCCACAACTGGGCGTAGGGTTTGGCGAAGCGCGGCATGAAACCCTCGCTCAGCCCCAGCATGTCGTGCATCACCAGTACCTGCCCGGCGCAGGCGGGGCCTGCGCCGATGCCGATGGTCGGCACCTTGACCCGCGCGGTCAGCTCTTCGGTAAGCTCGACAGGGATCCCTTCGAGCACGATTGCGAAGGCGCCAGCCTCCTCCAGCGCCGCGGCGTCCTCGATCAGCCGCTCGCGGCATCCGGGGCCGCGCCCTGCGCGCCGACCCTGCACGCGATGGCCACCCATCCGATGGACCGACTGCGGGGTCAGCCCGATATGGCCCATCACCGGGATGTCGTAGTCAACCAGCCTGCGCACGGTGTCGGCGACCACGGTTCCGCCCTCGAGCTTGACTGCCTCGGCGCCGCCCTCCTTGAGCATCCGTCCGGCATTCACCATCGCCTGCTCGACGCTGACCTGGTAGGAAAGAAACG encodes:
- the panC gene encoding pantoate--beta-alanine ligase — encoded protein: MEIITTPTAMQRRAESERLAGRKIAFVPTMGFLHEGHLSLMREGRRRAEVLVASIFVNPTQFGPNEDFGRYPRAFERDCEMMRTVPVDLVFAPEPEAMYPEGAETWVEAVEITKGLCGAHRPGHFRGVTTVVAKLFNLVKPHYAMFGEKDFQQLRAIQRMVKDLNFDLEIVPMPTVREQDGIAMSSRNAYLSSEERERALSLSRALKAVGETFAAGSRDPRDLVRTACAVLSATPGVRIEYIEAVDAETLRPIARVERPVVVAIAAHVGKTRLIDNAVFAPA
- the panB gene encoding 3-methyl-2-oxobutanoate hydroxymethyltransferase gives rise to the protein MNKDKVRVTDLARMKAEGRPITMLTAYDFPFARIFDRAGVDVLLVGDSLGMAVQGADSTLGVTVEDILYHTRIVARARQRALLVADMPFLSYQVSVEQAMVNAGRMLKEGGAEAVKLEGGTVVADTVRRLVDYDIPVMGHIGLTPQSVHRMGGHRVQGRRAGRGPGCRERLIEDAAALEEAGAFAIVLEGIPVELTEELTARVKVPTIGIGAGPACAGQVLVMHDMLGLSEGFMPRFAKPYAQLWNDAACAAAAYVREVRERTFPAPEHCYHLRGA